The Hevea brasiliensis isolate MT/VB/25A 57/8 chromosome 9, ASM3005281v1, whole genome shotgun sequence nucleotide sequence ACAATTCTAAACGAAGAAAATTAATTAGATTCCAGCTCACTGAAACTATATTATTTTCAAGCAAGATATAAATTGAAGTAACCCATATCAAAGACGTACCCAAACATCCACTAGCATGGATCATTTGCATTTCTCTGCCATTCCCTCTCTTGCTGTCTTGGCTTCTTTGCCCTTTTCAGTCTCATAATGATGATGATGAATATGCTAGGCAAGCTTTATTTGGTCTTCCTTGAATCAATCCTCCCGTTTTACCTTGAAACGATCCTTTATTCAAcaacaaattaataaataaattgaaataagtgATTCCCATCTTAACGAAAAGTGTTTTGTGAAGAAGATTAAGGGAAAAATAAGGGATAACAGAACGAGGATGACAATGAAATTTTCTGGACAATAAGAAATGGAAGGGAAGGGAAGGGAAGGAAAATGTAACTCAAAGTGAAGAATTAAGGTTGTCAGGGTTTCAACTCAGTGTTAGATATATTGTTTGAGCTTCTGAACATATTTAGGTATGTATGGTACGTTTTGGGAACCTAAGGATGTTGCTGAGACTACTAAACCATGGCCAAAAAAGTGGGTGTTCCGTTTTCTCCCCCATTAGATCTAGAGGCGTTTGTGTTCTGCCTCTGAAATTCTATCTTGTAAGCCATCTTCCTCTCTTCTTGCGGCCGTTCATCATATTCATCACCATCGTCGTCGTCGTCATCCTCTTCATTGCCACCAACGACTTCGACACCATCTTCATCATCCTCAGTGTTATCGCTATCATCACCTTCGTCCATTTTCTCGCATTCATGCAACATCAACTGTTTTTGCTGTTGTCTTTGCATCCCCTGCAGTTTTATAAACTCTTTCACGATGTCTTCTGGCTTCAATACGGAAGCAAGAATTAATCATTGAGCACCAAATGCGTGAGCGTTAAATAACCACCTCAAAGACGAGGaggggaaaaggaaaagaagaaaaaaatttacCTTCTGTGCTGATCCTCCATTTCCTTCTCCAAAGAGGCTTCCAGGCAAAACAGTATTGACATCTGCACCACCCCCTATTTTAGTTTGTGACTCAGAGGTTTGTGCCAGCACCGTGGCCGAGACCTCACTCCTACTTTCGGGCTTTGTAGGTGGAAGCGGATCCGATGTCATGCTTTCCTGCTGCTGCTGTTCTTCTGGCCTATTCAGGTTGGCAAAGCCACTACTGGTAGTGCTATAACCGCCACCACCTCCGCTACTGCTGCCAAGTATCTTTTTTCTGTAAAGTGCATCTAGTTCGTGAAAATAGGGGCAGGTCTTGGCATCTTCAGGGCGTTTCTTATTACTTTCCTTGACCTTCTTGAAGTACTTGTTGATGTTCTCCCATTTTTCCTTGCATCTCTTGGAACTCCTCTTGTAACCCATCCGATGCATCCCAGCGGAGATTTCTTCCCAAAGTGGGCCCTTGGGCCCCGCCTCTTGATATCTGGAATCAAGCCCACTCCTCAACTTTATAAGTGCTAGTACTTCTGCTTTTGGCCATCTTGAGGAGGTAGGTTCAAGGCTCCCAATATTGCCAATTTCCTGCGGTGGTACCTCTTGTTCTGGGACGACTGTCATTGCTACTTCCGAGGAAATAGATGATTGCTGATGATGAACTTGTTGGTGCTGCTGTTGTTCATATTGCTGGGGCAATGCTGCTGAGTGTGGTTGCGCTTGCGGTTGTGGGGCTGGTGGCTGTTGGATTGAGACAGTGACTACGGGTGCCAATGACACAGGTTGCGGTTGTGGTGGGGGTGCTGGTTGTGGGACTGCTGCAATTGTTACAGGTGAAGGCAATTGGATGGTTTGGCCAGTAATTTTCTGTAGAAAGGCAATTATTGCAGCATCTCTAGAAGCATAACTGGCCCGCTCTTGAGCCACAAGCTCTTGCTCGCGGTTCTGTCTGGCAATTTCTTGTCTTTTCCAGGCTTCCTCCCTTATCATCCGGTCATGTTCTCTCTTCTCTATGGCCTCCAGGAATCTCTGCTGCATGGCCTCTTGCTTTTGCATAACATGTTTCATGAGACCCTCAAAAGACTCCATCATTCGGCGAGTGCCTCCTTTAGAAGAATGCCTTTTACGTTTGCGGCTTGGACCTGCGGCAATGTTGGATGGCTTATCATCATCATAATCATCCTCATCATCCTCTTGAGAGCTGGCAGAAGAAGAAGAGCCATTTGAAGTGGAGGAGAAGCTGATTCCTGCTGACGGCCGAGGTGGTGCAGCAACAGCAGGCGCCATGGTTACGGTCAAATCTGGAGGAAACATGGTGGATGAGGAAGACATGCCGACAGTTGAAGGTGGAAGTCTAACGGATAAGACAGGCATAGGGATCCCAATGGAAACAGGAGCAACATCTAGGGTAGTTATGGTGGTAGCTATTGGTTGAGAAGCTGTGACAAGATTGAGTGTTGTAGTTGAAGTGTTACTGCTGGAGTTATGTAGAGCCTCCAGTTGGCTGAAAAACCTGTAGCTTTTCCCATCTTGACGACCAGCTCGTCCTTCCTTGGTTCGCTTGTAATACTTGTCCACGTTCTCAAATTTTTCTCTGCATTTCTTGGCACTTCTCTTGTATCCCAGCTCCGCCAGCTTCCTGTGCATTAAGCCCACACATAAATGCTATTGTCATTACAGTTTGCAATGAAACCCATGTTTACTGGAAAAATACAAATCTATGGAATTGAATTAATGATCacaaaattgcctttttgctgtgtTTATGTATATTAAATTCATCCCCATTTAATTCAACTTTAATTAGAGAAAGAAGATGATGAGAACCTCCATCGCTTCATAGGCCCATCGACCTCTTGTCTTCAATAGCAATTATCTTATCTTTAAATAACATTAAAGGAGAAAAAGTGGCTTAAATTATTAATAAGGGTAATAAGAAACAAAGAGTGATGTAAAAAGCCTTAAGATCGGAGAGGGGAaaagattttttattttatttattttttttttgcttaGTCAATGAAAACAAATTAATGGGCAATAAAATGTGGAAAATTCCTATTACTTTCAGGATTTTCGATTTTCCATTGAAGCTACTAAAATAAGTGAAAAACAAAATAAGAAAAGCACAGGGGTTATAAGGAAATGAGTCACGGCCAATTTTGTTTGtttgttaaaaaaatttattcgaatatatatatatatataggcaagATGCTGAGCTCGTGAGCTGCGATGGAAAGAGATAGAAGCCATGTGCGTCTGATTGCATAACAAGAGAGATGGAGATCTGATCAAAGAATAGCTCCCTCATATTATTTCACTGCAATACCATAGAGTTTGACttaaaaaagttttttttataagaaataataataattaggatGACGAAAAGTAATCTCCGCTTTTTATTTTTTGAAGGAAAAAAAATGGCTAGAAAATATGAGTGATGGCGAACTAGGGATGAATCGAACTACTGAGTACCTGGAAACATCTTCCCAGAGGGGACCCTTGACGGTGGCTTCACGAAAAGCAGCATCCATATCAGACCTAATTTGAATAAGTGCTAGAGTTTCTTGACGAGGCCACCTGTTGCTGCTTGCAACACCTTCCGCTCGATCTGCTTCATCGCCGCTACCTGACAGCCTCATAAATTCATCTAAATTCCCAGCAGCGGCTGGAGGTCGGCTGCTAATGGGGGAGGCCTCTTCTACAAGCTGTTGCTGTTGAGATTGGTCGGTTCCTGCAGCCAGCAGCATGTGGGTGCCAAGTGCAGCAGTTGCAGGAGGAGTCATCTCACTTGTTGGTGCTCCATATTGGGGTTGGATAGGAACCCCTCCTCCTTGCTGCATCTTCTCTCGATAAAATCAGACTCCACTTTCAATCCACTGGAAAGTTAGCAAATTTTAGTAACAGCGATATTTGTTGGAGACCACCATTCATCTGTGATAATTAACTGAGATTCTCTAACCTACCCTTTTCCTCCCTCCGTCTCACTCACACACTACCACGAGAGAGGAATGGGGCAATTGAAAAGACAAGATGAGAGAGGGATAGCAAGAGAAGTTTGGTGAAAGATGAAGGTGATGTTAAAAGGAGGGATGAGTAGTAGACAACTGGAAAAGATAAAGCCAGAAAGAGAGAATACCTATGAGTTAGTGCTGTCTTGAGATGGGATTTTCACCCCTTTATTTAACTAATAAGAGGAAAAAAAGAATGATAAGAAAAAGAAGCCAGCAGTAAAGAAGAAAGGGAAGATTAGAAGGAGGGCATAATCATCATCATGATCATCAACTGCACTGCGCTGCACTGCTGCAAAAgtatgagagagagagacagagagcgcAATGAATGGCGATGACGAATTATGAGGATGATGAtgattaagagagagagagagagagagagagagagagagagagagagatgtgtGAAATGATTAAACAAACAAGAAGCTTTGTTGTCAGCGGCTCTTACTTTGCAGCTAATACTTGTTAAAACTCTATATATATTAGTATTATATATCAAGTAGAAAAAGCGTTAAAAAAATAAACCTCAGAGATGGGCGCACAATTCAGTCATCCAGAAGTACACCCATCTCTTCATCCTTGAGATAAGATCAGGTGTTACCATCTCCACTTTTCAGAATTCCAGTTCCAATAATGTTCAAGACTGTGGGCCCCAGCATAGACGTTTCCTTATGTGATTGGATTatgtgaaaaataaaaatatcttcCCCAACAAAGAAACACAGCAAATTATTTTGCTCctcgataaataaataaatatttcctattttttaatgttatttttgcGATATTTGAGCTGGAGCAAACACTAGAGATGGAAACACATGAATCAGAATATGTACGCTCCCCACTTAACCAGAGTTAAAAGTAACCCAACCCAACCCAACCCAAGCAGCCTAAGATCTATTTTGGCAACACACGCCACAGCGCCCATAGAAATTCATCAATTAATGATGTgagtttttaatataattaatattttttttataacggtattaaaactatttttaaaatataaaattttaaatttaaaaatataacagATTAAAAGTTTATATTTAATAGctcatattatttaattaaaaaattagaaaattaaaaagagaatGATGATTAAGAGaatatttaattttgaaaaattggtGGAAGTGAAGTGAAGCCTACAGGACGCTCCCAATAACACAGATAACTTTAGTTAAAGCAAAGTTGTCGGCCCCAACTGACTTAACTCAAATAAGTTGCATGTGATTGGGGCCGTAGGGTTATGGAAAGGTGGTAATTGCCCTCTAACACTCCAACGCCACAAATTTTAACACCATTATCAATATCATTGTGATCGTCGTCATCATCACTAAGAATTTCATGGATTATACGAGACAGGTGCACAGCATATTACTGTTATAcagaatttttcattaattaatttactcTACTTTCCTATACAtatgaatgatttttttttaacagCTATATATATGAATGATAtcacttttaaaaaataaaatatatcagTCACATCAACCCTAATCTAAGGTTTAATAACATCCATATGCCAAACCTATTTATGTGGCACCtgctatcatctcataataaagaGCTGCTCATTATGGTTTCAAGATTTGGAAGCtccaattcaaatccataattcATACTGAAATTGTAATGCTCCAAATTCATTGTAATAAAAGAAaatgttataatatatatatatatatatatattaatttttttattaaataattttttaatataattaatctcaattaaaacttaaatttgatgttttataaatttaaaattatttttttttttttataattagttTCCGTTAAGATTTGAACTTGATAGATGACTTTAATATTACTGGGTTAATGTTTAtatattgcattaaattaaaatttattattataaaacttTCTCTTAACGATgaaaagaataaatctcattttatAATGGGGAGACGAATCGAAAGCAAAACTGACAGGAAAGATGGATAAAGAAGTTAAGGATATTTATAACTAAGGTTTGTGATGCGGATTAAAGTTTGGCTTTTGAAGTGAGACAGAGGATACATATATGAACTGCGTACAATTGATTAAAGAGAAgaagatttaaaaaaataaaataggcagTAGGAGTGGTAGGCGAAATAAAGGAAAGCAGGGACTCGGAAGGGAAAGAGAGACAGGAACAGATTGGAATAGCTGTAAAAGGGCCCCATTTTGTGAGGTTTAGAACGTGCGTGGCGTTTCTCCCGGTTTTGTGAAACCTCCCAACTGCCACCCACACCCATGTCTCTCTTACCACATAATGTAATTGCCTCAATAGGTGCACATGCCCCTTGCTTGCTTCCCATTTCCATCCACTTGATATTATCTGTATTTTGTAACACCTCCATTATTCCTTTCCTAATTAAATTATTCCCCGTTTGGTAATCCCTACTCTTTAATCACCTCAATTAAGAGTGTAAATGAACGATTTGATACTGAatagaaattgaaaaattaaattgctaaaaatataaaaatttgaatcaaattaaatttaataaagaaattaaattgaataaaattggAATATTTGTTATGATTATTTGATTTTCTTTCAAAAGAAAAAATTGATTATTTGATTTTGAAttcttttttctatttattttttagaCTTCAATGAAAT carries:
- the LOC110631694 gene encoding trihelix transcription factor GTL1 isoform X2, which codes for MQQGGGVPIQPQYGAPTSEMTPPATAALGTHMLLAAGTDQSQQQQLVEEASPISSRPPAAAGNLDEFMRLSGSGDEADRAEGVASSNRWPRQETLALIQIRSDMDAAFREATVKGPLWEDVSRKLAELGYKRSAKKCREKFENVDKYYKRTKEGRAGRQDGKSYRFFSQLEALHNSSSNTSTTTLNLVTASQPIATTITTLDVAPVSIGIPMPVLSVRLPPSTVGMSSSSTMFPPDLTVTMAPAVAAPPRPSAGISFSSTSNGSSSSASSQEDDEDDYDDDKPSNIAAGPSRKRKRHSSKGGTRRMMESFEGLMKHVMQKQEAMQQRFLEAIEKREHDRMIREEAWKRQEIARQNREQELVAQERASYASRDAAIIAFLQKITGQTIQLPSPVTIAAVPQPAPPPQPQPVSLAPVVTVSIQQPPAPQPQAQPHSAALPQQYEQQQHQQVHHQQSSISSEVAMTVVPEQEVPPQEIGNIGSLEPTSSRWPKAEVLALIKLRSGLDSRYQEAGPKGPLWEEISAGMHRMGYKRSSKRCKEKWENINKYFKKVKESNKKRPEDAKTCPYFHELDALYRKKILGSSSGGGGGYSTTSSGFANLNRPEEQQQQESMTSDPLPPTKPESRSEVSATVLAQTSESQTKIGGGADVNTVLPGSLFGEGNGGSAQKGMQRQQQKQLMLHECEKMDEGDDSDNTEDDEDGVEVVGGNEEDDDDDDGDEYDERPQEERKMAYKIEFQRQNTNASRSNGGENGTPTFLAMV
- the LOC110631694 gene encoding trihelix transcription factor GTL1 isoform X4; translation: MKRWRKLAELGYKRSAKKCREKFENVDKYYKRTKEGRAGRQDGKSYRFFSQLEALHNSSSNTSTTTLNLVTASQPIATTITTLDVAPVSIGIPMPVLSVRLPPSTVGMSSSSTMFPPDLTVTMAPAVAAPPRPSAGISFSSTSNGSSSSASSQEDDEDDYDDDKPSNIAAGPSRKRKRHSSKGGTRRMMESFEGLMKHVMQKQEAMQQRFLEAIEKREHDRMIREEAWKRQEIARQNREQELVAQERASYASRDAAIIAFLQKITGQTIQLPSPVTIAAVPQPAPPPQPQPVSLAPVVTVSIQQPPAPQPQAQPHSAALPQQYEQQQHQQVHHQQSSISSEVAMTVVPEQEVPPQEIGNIGSLEPTSSRWPKAEVLALIKLRSGLDSRYQEAGPKGPLWEEISAGMHRMGYKRSSKRCKEKWENINKYFKKVKESNKKRPEDAKTCPYFHELDALYRKKILGSSSGGGGGYSTTSSGFANLNRPEEQQQQESMTSDPLPPTKPESRSEVSATVLAQTSESQTKIGGGADVNTVLPGSLFGEGNGGSAQKPEDIVKEFIKLQGMQRQQQKQLMLHECEKMDEGDDSDNTEDDEDGVEVVGGNEEDDDDDDGDEYDERPQEERKMAYKIEFQRQNTNASRSNGGENGTPTFLAMV
- the LOC110631694 gene encoding trihelix transcription factor GTL1 isoform X1, producing the protein MQQGGGVPIQPQYGAPTSEMTPPATAALGTHMLLAAGTDQSQQQQLVEEASPISSRPPAAAGNLDEFMRLSGSGDEADRAEGVASSNRWPRQETLALIQIRSDMDAAFREATVKGPLWEDVSRKLAELGYKRSAKKCREKFENVDKYYKRTKEGRAGRQDGKSYRFFSQLEALHNSSSNTSTTTLNLVTASQPIATTITTLDVAPVSIGIPMPVLSVRLPPSTVGMSSSSTMFPPDLTVTMAPAVAAPPRPSAGISFSSTSNGSSSSASSQEDDEDDYDDDKPSNIAAGPSRKRKRHSSKGGTRRMMESFEGLMKHVMQKQEAMQQRFLEAIEKREHDRMIREEAWKRQEIARQNREQELVAQERASYASRDAAIIAFLQKITGQTIQLPSPVTIAAVPQPAPPPQPQPVSLAPVVTVSIQQPPAPQPQAQPHSAALPQQYEQQQHQQVHHQQSSISSEVAMTVVPEQEVPPQEIGNIGSLEPTSSRWPKAEVLALIKLRSGLDSRYQEAGPKGPLWEEISAGMHRMGYKRSSKRCKEKWENINKYFKKVKESNKKRPEDAKTCPYFHELDALYRKKILGSSSGGGGGYSTTSSGFANLNRPEEQQQQESMTSDPLPPTKPESRSEVSATVLAQTSESQTKIGGGADVNTVLPGSLFGEGNGGSAQKPEDIVKEFIKLQGMQRQQQKQLMLHECEKMDEGDDSDNTEDDEDGVEVVGGNEEDDDDDDGDEYDERPQEERKMAYKIEFQRQNTNASRSNGGENGTPTFLAMV
- the LOC110631694 gene encoding trihelix transcription factor GTL1 isoform X3; protein product: MQQGGGVPIQPQYGAPTSEMTPPATAALGTHMLLAAGTDQSQQQQLVEEASPISSRPPAAAGNLDEFMRLSGSGDEADRAEGVASSNRWPRQETLALIQIRSDMDAAFREATVKGPLWEDVSRKLAELGYKRSAKKCREKFENVDKYYKRTKEGRAGRQDGKSYRFFSQLEALHNSSSNTSTTTLNLVTASQPIATTITTLDVAPVSIGIPMPVLSVRLPPSTVGMSSSSTMFPPDLTVTMAPAVAAPPRPSAGISFSSTSNGSSSSASSQEDDEDDYDDDKPSNIAAGPSRKRKRHSSKGGTRRMMESFEGLMKHVMQKQEAMQQRFLEAIEKREHDRMIREEAWKRQEIARQNREQELVAQERASYASRDAAIIAFLQKITGQTIQLPSPVTIAAVPQPAPPPQPQPVSLAPVVTVSIQQPPAPQPQAQPHSAALPQQYEQQQHQQVHHQQSSISSEVAMTVVPEQEVPPQEIGNIGSLEPTSSRWPKAEVLALIKLRSGLDSRYQEAGPKGPLWEEISAGMHRMGYKRSSKRCKEKWENINKYFKKVKESNKKRPEDAKTCPYFHELDALYRKKILGSSSGGGGGYSTTSSGFANLNRPEEQQQQESMTSDPLPPTKPESRSEVSATVLAQTSESQTKIGGGADVNTVLPGSLFGEGNGGSAQKKTS